Proteins encoded together in one bacterium window:
- a CDS encoding uroporphyrinogen-III decarboxylase-like protein, with protein sequence MTSRERWLEVLHRRKPDRLPTFLTATPEALANLYRYLQVADYEAACRKLDIDLCLWVEPRYVGPKLAPNTTVFGAHYQDIAYDGGVYTGLDGVVDHHPLARFTTVEEIEADYTWPSADWWDFSHLEKEIRGKEDWVIIGGGSEPFMDYKEQLRGTEQAFIDLYENPEIVHYCLGKLYDLCYEKTRRLYEAIPSRVLVSWVAEDMGTQESLLYSPQHIRHYFLPHMKRMIRLVHEAGAFVFHHSDGAIRPIIPDMIQLGIDVLNPIQWRCQGMDRQGLADDFGAQVIFHGGIDNQYTLAFGSEEEIRQEVFENIRVLGAHDGYIPGPCHNIQVTSSPQSMVAMYRAIAEAS encoded by the coding sequence ATGACGTCTCGTGAACGCTGGCTGGAGGTGCTGCATCGACGTAAACCGGATCGACTGCCGACGTTTCTCACCGCCACCCCGGAGGCGTTGGCCAATCTCTACCGCTATTTACAGGTGGCGGATTATGAGGCCGCATGCAGGAAACTGGACATCGATTTGTGCCTGTGGGTGGAGCCGCGCTATGTGGGACCCAAACTCGCGCCCAACACCACAGTGTTCGGCGCACATTATCAGGATATCGCCTATGACGGCGGCGTGTACACCGGGCTGGACGGTGTGGTGGATCACCATCCTCTGGCTCGCTTTACCACGGTGGAGGAGATCGAAGCCGATTACACCTGGCCTTCTGCGGACTGGTGGGATTTCAGTCATCTGGAAAAAGAGATCCGCGGCAAGGAGGATTGGGTGATCATCGGCGGCGGGTCAGAGCCGTTCATGGATTACAAGGAGCAGCTGCGCGGCACTGAACAGGCCTTCATCGACCTGTATGAGAATCCTGAGATCGTCCATTACTGCCTGGGGAAATTATATGATCTCTGCTATGAAAAAACGCGTCGGCTGTATGAGGCGATTCCAAGCCGGGTGCTGGTCTCCTGGGTGGCGGAGGATATGGGCACGCAGGAGAGCCTGCTCTATTCTCCGCAGCACATTCGACACTACTTCTTGCCGCATATGAAGCGCATGATCAGACTGGTGCACGAAGCCGGGGCTTTTGTTTTTCATCACAGTGACGGAGCGATCCGCCCGATCATTCCGGACATGATCCAGCTGGGCATCGATGTACTCAATCCCATTCAATGGCGTTGCCAAGGCATGGATCGGCAGGGATTGGCCGATGATTTCGGCGCACAGGTGATCTTCCACGGCGGCATAGACAACCAGTACACTCTGGCGTTCGGCTCAGAAGAGGAGATCCGCCAGGAAGTGTTCGAGAACATTCGCGTGCTCGGCGCCCATGACGGCTATATCCCTGGCCCGTGCCATAATATTCAGGTGACCAGCTCTCCGCAGAGCATGGTGGCTATGTACCGCGCTATTGCCGAGGCGAGCTAA